In one Populus nigra chromosome 12, ddPopNigr1.1, whole genome shotgun sequence genomic region, the following are encoded:
- the LOC133669162 gene encoding uncharacterized protein LOC133669162: MACASGSSTSLLILLNQSRLGPQNQKGQQRIDSSISFGASPPFSRARRGTKVGLRRMAKPIVKAETLTIEKSGIKVVRNPPESKLTELGVRKWPKWGCPPSKFPWTYSAKETCYLLEGKVKVYPDGAEEPVEITAGDLVEFPKGMSCTWDVAVGVDKHYNFE, translated from the exons ATGGCATGTGCGAGTGGCAGCAGCACCAGTTTACTAATATTGTTGAACCAGTCTAGGCTCGGTCCTCAAAACCAAAAGGGTCAACAACGTATCGACTCATCTATATCTTTTGGTGCTTCTCCTCCTTTTTCAAGAGCAAGAAGAGGAACAAAGGTGGGCTTGAGGCGTATGGCAAAACCAATAGTAAAAGCAGAGACCTTGACTATTGAGAAGTCTGGAATTAAGGTTGTTAGGAATCCTCCGGAGTCCAAACTTACTGAACTTGGTGTCCGCAAGTGGCCCAA GTGGGGTTGCCCTCCCAGCAAATTTCCATGGACATATTCTGCCAAAGAGACATGCTATCTTCTGGAAGGCAAAGTAAAGGTGTATCCTGATGGGGCAGAAGAGCCTGTTGAGATTACTGCCGGTGATTTGGTTGAGTTCCCAAAAGGAATGAGCTGCACTTGGGATGTTGCAGTTGGTGTAGACAAGCACTATAACTTTGAGTAA